The nucleotide window TCTGGCCTGGCAGCAGGACCTGGAGAGCGACAACAAATGTCCGACCCTTGCCAGGCCGACGGTGTTCCGCTGGGCCGGGAACGCCAAAGAGGTCTTTGTGTCCGGATCCTTTAACAACTGGGCCACCAAGATCCCTCTCAATAGAAGGTAGAAGTGTTTGAATCTTGCAGCTTCTTCTTGAGGTATAATTGAAGGACTCTGTTGAATGGTGACGCAGTAAAAACAACTTTGTGGCAATCATGGACCTGCCTGAGGGAGAACACCAGTACAAGTTTTGTGTCGACGGACAGTGGACGTTGGATCCAACAGGGGTgagaaaaatgaatataaatatatattttttacttttatttattttctcctgttttcccgaatatttttttctaaacatttgTTAttatgacagaaagaaaaaaacaggaaaaaaaaatactcaaaaaaaaaacaaaacaaaaaacaaagctcctctcaaaaattagtcagaaaaacaggaatttttttcccccaagtgatgcaatacgcttccgtacttttgtgttctatacaaaatatgtattttatgacTAAATGGAAAATAATCGAAAATTGCCATTTAATTCATGccatttttaaggaaaatgttatattgggatatatcggTCTTTCTTTagaattatctgtcattggtgAAAAATAAATTCTATGTAACAAAAGTATGAGCGGTATCGGTGCTTTGTATGGATATTGGaggctactcaagagttgagtccTGGGGAAAAAATGGTATCAAACAACCCtacattcaacaaaaaaaaacgtttacatAAAAGTCATATTTTGATAGTATTTCAGTACTTACTTACCTCCATGTGTTTTTCTTACAGGCCGTGATCACGACCAAAACCGGGACTGTAAATAACGTTATCCAGGTGAAGACGACCGACTTTGAGGTCTTTGATGCCCTCCGAATTGACTCTCAAGACTCTGCAGACATCTCAGGTacgaattttgttttttttaaattttgagcaACTCTTAGTGAgccgattatttattttgtttccccccccagACTTGTCCAGTTCCCCTCCGGGTCCCTACCAGCAGGACGCGTACACGGTCAAGCCAGAAGACAAACTCAAACATCCTCCTATCTTACCTCCACACTTGCTCCAAGTGCTGCTCAACAAAGACACGGGGATCTCCGTATGTCGCGTCGTCGCCATTTGTAACGTCAAGCAGTTAACCACGAGCTCAAGTCAATCTTGTGTCGGCCTTCCCCCTAGTGTGACCCGACCCTGCTGCCCGAGCCCAATCACGTGATGCTCAATCACCTCTACGCCCTCTCCATCAAGGTAACGCAAACACCCGCGTCCTCATTGTTGGAGTTGTACACAGTACAAACAGAAATCATGCGCAGCGTCACAAAATCAGCTACGGCAAAATGGAATCGGATTCGACCGATTAATCGCCCGCCGATtataattggccgattattgGGCTTCAAACGTcggccaaatggccgattatttcccccttaaaatgttatcaaaggaaaccgaagtttccgacgctgtgaaagtaccctgaatgcaccattttgcttgcgtagcattagcaactagcaagtgtctagcatatgttattctggttattctgttgtcctctAAGCGtactttaagctgtttaatgacgccgcactaaacacacaacattaagaattacatccactcgGTCAGGCCGTAATTCAATACAATAGCAATCATGTTATTAATGGCTGACATTGTAACTCCTCCCCCTCTTTCTCTAAGTAATTGATGCTTTATTTTGTTCCCAGGATGGTGTAATGGTTCTGAGCGCAACACACAGATACAAAAAGAAGTATGTGACGACTCTTCTGTACAAGCCTGTATAGTTTAAGTTTTGGAGTTCATTGTCACGGCGATGTCATGGTTCCTGGAACTCGGAAAAAATGCCCATTCCCGTTTGATCTTGTTTTAAATTcataatttgatttgattttatttttatcacaaTGGACCTCATTCATTAATGTGTTGAAACGTTCTTATTCTACGCACAAAAAGTGTGTACGTAAAATTGTAAAGTCAGTTTCACGACACGTGCAGAAATGCTTCTAATTTGCATATGCCCCACCCACATTTGACATTTGACTATAAATGGGCAGTCAGCCAACGTCAACGGTTTAGAAGACGGAACTTTCTGAATCTTTCtccaattttcaaaacattggCATCATCTTGAAGCTTGCTGAACACGCAAACTGACAACATATAATAACGttatcatttttaaataattccagATTTGTTCATATCGTACATATATGCACTTGAGCAGCATGAGGGTGATGAAAAATCTCCTTCGCGTTATTTAGCTCATTAGTAATTGTAAGTCATTGTCGCTACGCAGTGTGCATCTTGGGGAAAATGTATGTTAtgctattattttttcccccgaaAGCTTCATTATTTATGCATACAGATGGTCTGAGGAGGTTCTAATTTTTTCAGTAGAATATGCAATTTCTATGAAGATATTCACAGATTAGCGTATGTGAATAAGGCAAATTGTGATTATGTCAATTACAACTCGCTGTTCATAATGTTTATAATGTTGTGGAGCTTTtaatttcaatttaatttgattccaaaatattttcaagCGTGACCAACACCCGGTGAGAT belongs to Festucalex cinctus isolate MCC-2025b chromosome 5, RoL_Fcin_1.0, whole genome shotgun sequence and includes:
- the prkab1b gene encoding 5'-AMP-activated protein kinase subunit beta-1b codes for the protein MGNSSSDRASGSQGERGKEARPNILMDSTEDADIFHREDTKAPQEDQEFLAWQQDLESDNKCPTLARPTVFRWAGNAKEVFVSGSFNNWATKIPLNRSKNNFVAIMDLPEGEHQYKFCVDGQWTLDPTGAVITTKTGTVNNVIQVKTTDFEVFDALRIDSQDSADISDLSSSPPGPYQQDAYTVKPEDKLKHPPILPPHLLQVLLNKDTGISCDPTLLPEPNHVMLNHLYALSIKDGVMVLSATHRYKKKYVTTLLYKPV